One genomic window of Luteitalea pratensis includes the following:
- a CDS encoding cbb3-type cytochrome c oxidase N-terminal domain-containing protein yields MSQKKDQLLSHEYDGIREFDNALPKWWLYGFYFTIAFGIVYAINYHALPTPLWGRPGMVAEYQAEVETAARVAAGRPKAAGPNTALVALTDLDSLKKGQEIYEGANLCHACHRKDLGGMVGPNLTDNLWIHGCTPADVMKNVSTGFPPLGMLPYGSGASLSDEQLLQVVSYVLSKQGTQPANPRAANPDREKTCG; encoded by the coding sequence GTGAGCCAGAAGAAGGACCAACTGCTGTCGCACGAATACGACGGCATCCGCGAGTTCGACAACGCGCTGCCGAAGTGGTGGCTGTACGGCTTCTACTTCACCATCGCGTTCGGTATCGTCTACGCGATCAACTACCACGCGCTGCCGACGCCGTTGTGGGGCAGGCCGGGGATGGTCGCGGAGTATCAGGCCGAGGTCGAGACGGCCGCGCGCGTCGCGGCCGGCCGTCCCAAGGCGGCCGGACCGAACACGGCACTGGTTGCGCTGACCGATTTGGACAGCCTGAAGAAGGGCCAGGAGATCTACGAGGGCGCCAACCTCTGTCATGCCTGCCATCGCAAGGATCTCGGCGGCATGGTCGGACCCAACCTCACGGACAACCTGTGGATTCACGGCTGCACGCCAGCCGATGTGATGAAGAACGTCAGCACCGGGTTCCCGCCGCTCGGCATGCTGCCGTACGGAAGTGGCGCCAGTCTCTCCGACGAGCAACTCCTGCAGGTCGTGAGCTACGTCCTGTCGAAGCAGGGCACACAACCGGCCAACCCGCGTGCCGCCAACCCGGATCGCGAGAAGACCTGCGGCTGA
- a CDS encoding heavy metal translocating P-type ATPase, whose product MPAAPALCRHCGDRCGTHGVHTAAGSFCCIGCASVFELLQAHGLSQFYACDPDAGVSQRTASTRDADRFAVLDDPAVALRLVDSHDGTFSHVTFSVPSLHCASCLWLLEQLWRFDEGIGRSEADLMRRTVRVAFRPDRTTLRALAERLASLGYEPIVDGERSAGHMPQARRDLYLKLGLAGFAVGNMMLFSIPRYANGAPLDPAFQRLFDALNVMFAIPVLVYSAADFFRAAWQSVRMRVMTLDVPVAMGLAVLFVRSLWDILTRSGEGFLDSFAGLVFFLLIGRLFQQMAFDRIAFDRTVRSFLPLSVRVATGARMAMRRIEDLAPGDVIVVRPQEVVPADACLLDTHGRIDLAFVTGEQHPVPVQAGDTIGAGARIVGEALRLQVLRRVSHSRLAELWNNPVFTQKPSHWLTTVSARFGQWFTIGALALAALGFWAWWPDVRMAAQVTTAVLIIACPCALTLAAPITLGTTLGMLGQAGVYLKQGAVALDLSRVDTIAFDKTGTLATAEAAATVDLDGLDDRDWARVRRLAAQSIHPVSRALAGRAAVEGDIRDVREVVGEGIRGVVDDAIVAVGTASFVSRVAELPTGYSGGRTWASVDGRTGSFALATPERAGMAETAAALGASHETWLLSGDHDEEAPRWRRAFGDRMRFRQAPEDKLRTVQARQSAGRHVLMIGDGLNDAGALAAADVGIAVSDDTACLVPACDVVIRGDRLTLLPAVLRYARRARAVIVLCFVVSVLYNVIGLTLALTGRLTPLATAILMPVSSLTVVGLSVGLMRVRAPRGSGQ is encoded by the coding sequence ATGCCCGCCGCTCCGGCGCTCTGCCGCCACTGCGGCGACAGGTGCGGCACGCACGGCGTCCACACCGCCGCCGGCAGCTTCTGTTGCATCGGCTGCGCCTCGGTGTTCGAACTCCTGCAGGCGCACGGGCTGAGCCAGTTCTATGCGTGCGATCCCGATGCGGGCGTGTCCCAGCGCACGGCCAGTACCCGCGACGCCGATCGGTTTGCCGTGCTCGACGATCCCGCCGTCGCCCTCCGGCTCGTGGATTCCCACGATGGCACCTTCAGCCACGTGACCTTCTCGGTGCCCTCCCTGCACTGCGCGTCGTGCCTGTGGCTGCTCGAGCAGTTGTGGCGCTTCGACGAAGGCATCGGTCGCAGCGAGGCGGACCTGATGCGCCGGACGGTCCGGGTCGCATTCCGGCCAGATCGGACGACGCTGCGGGCGCTGGCAGAGCGGCTCGCGTCGCTGGGGTACGAGCCAATCGTGGACGGCGAACGCTCGGCCGGCCACATGCCGCAGGCGCGGCGCGATCTGTATCTCAAGCTGGGGCTCGCCGGATTCGCGGTCGGCAACATGATGCTGTTCAGCATCCCGCGCTATGCCAACGGTGCGCCACTCGATCCGGCGTTCCAGCGCCTGTTCGATGCGCTCAACGTCATGTTCGCGATCCCGGTGCTGGTCTACAGCGCCGCCGACTTCTTCAGGGCGGCGTGGCAGTCGGTGCGGATGCGGGTGATGACGCTCGACGTGCCGGTGGCCATGGGCCTCGCCGTGCTGTTCGTACGGAGCCTCTGGGACATCCTCACGCGCAGTGGCGAAGGCTTCCTCGACTCGTTCGCCGGCCTGGTGTTCTTCCTGCTGATCGGCCGCCTGTTCCAGCAGATGGCGTTCGACCGGATCGCATTCGACCGCACGGTGCGTTCCTTCCTGCCGCTCTCCGTACGCGTCGCGACCGGTGCCCGGATGGCGATGCGCCGCATCGAGGACCTCGCGCCCGGTGACGTGATCGTCGTCCGGCCGCAGGAGGTCGTGCCCGCCGACGCGTGCCTGCTCGACACGCACGGCAGGATCGACCTCGCCTTCGTCACCGGCGAGCAGCACCCGGTCCCTGTGCAGGCGGGCGACACCATCGGCGCCGGTGCACGCATTGTCGGCGAGGCGTTGCGGTTGCAGGTGCTGCGCCGCGTTTCCCACAGTCGCCTGGCAGAACTGTGGAACAACCCGGTCTTCACGCAGAAGCCATCACACTGGCTCACCACGGTCTCGGCGCGCTTCGGGCAGTGGTTCACGATTGGCGCGCTGGCGCTGGCGGCGCTCGGGTTCTGGGCGTGGTGGCCAGACGTCCGGATGGCGGCGCAGGTGACCACCGCCGTGCTCATCATCGCGTGCCCGTGTGCGCTGACCCTGGCCGCGCCGATCACTCTCGGCACGACGCTCGGCATGCTCGGGCAGGCGGGCGTGTACCTGAAACAGGGCGCCGTCGCGCTCGACCTGAGTCGCGTCGACACCATTGCGTTCGACAAGACCGGCACGCTGGCCACCGCCGAGGCCGCGGCAACCGTCGATCTCGACGGCCTCGACGACCGTGACTGGGCTCGCGTCCGCCGACTGGCTGCCCAATCCATTCATCCGGTCAGCCGCGCGCTCGCGGGACGCGCGGCGGTCGAGGGCGACATCCGCGATGTGCGCGAGGTCGTTGGCGAGGGCATCCGCGGCGTCGTGGACGATGCCATCGTGGCGGTGGGCACGGCGTCGTTCGTCTCCCGCGTCGCGGAACTGCCGACCGGCTACTCGGGCGGCCGCACCTGGGCAAGTGTCGACGGCCGCACCGGATCGTTCGCGTTGGCTACGCCCGAGCGCGCTGGAATGGCCGAGACGGCTGCCGCGCTTGGCGCGTCGCACGAGACATGGCTGCTGTCGGGCGACCACGACGAAGAGGCGCCACGCTGGCGGCGCGCGTTCGGTGATCGCATGCGCTTCCGGCAGGCGCCCGAGGACAAACTGCGCACGGTGCAGGCGCGGCAGTCCGCGGGCCGGCACGTGTTGATGATCGGCGATGGCCTGAACGACGCGGGCGCGCTGGCCGCGGCCGACGTCGGCATCGCCGTGTCCGACGATACGGCGTGCCTCGTGCCAGCGTGCGATGTCGTCATCCGCGGCGATCGACTGACACTGCTGCCGGCGGTGCTGCGGTACGCACGCCGCGCCCGTGCCGTGATCGTCCTCTGTTTCGTCGTGTCGGTTCTCTACAACGTGATCGGTCTCACGCTGGCGTTGACCGGTCGGCTGACCCCGCTGGCGACGGCCATCCTGATGCCGGTGAGTTCGCTCACGGTCGTCGGCTTGAGCGTCGGCCTGATGCGGGTGCGTGCACCGCGGGGGAGCGGACAATGA
- a CDS encoding sulfite exporter TauE/SafE family protein, translating into MTALLAGLAFGLLGSGHCGTMCGPLVLLANPRAAGLGTRPASLPRRKAGHAALYHGGRASTYIVLGGLVGLVGGALTHLGFGRMLAVVAGLALVVQAAAATAIVTGRPGASRLGIAVSRALGRAGTWMRSHRVMGPVVFGALNGLLPCGLLYAALTAAGGFGTLGQSLLFMGAFAVGTTPVLAFIAMAGGSLTARMPHVVRRATPAALAIVGMLLIARGVRPPHETHGAGATGAATITHTHTH; encoded by the coding sequence ATGACCGCGCTGCTTGCCGGCCTCGCCTTCGGTCTGCTCGGAAGCGGACACTGCGGGACCATGTGCGGCCCGCTCGTGCTGCTGGCCAATCCGAGGGCCGCAGGTCTGGGCACGCGCCCGGCCTCTCTTCCTCGGCGCAAGGCGGGACATGCCGCGCTCTATCACGGCGGACGCGCCTCGACGTACATCGTTCTGGGCGGACTCGTCGGTCTCGTTGGCGGCGCGCTGACGCATCTCGGGTTCGGCCGGATGCTTGCGGTAGTCGCCGGCCTCGCCCTCGTGGTTCAGGCCGCAGCAGCCACCGCTATCGTCACCGGGCGTCCGGGGGCATCGAGACTCGGGATCGCGGTGTCGCGCGCCCTCGGACGTGCCGGCACCTGGATGCGCTCGCACCGGGTGATGGGACCGGTCGTGTTCGGGGCCCTCAACGGGCTGTTGCCCTGTGGTTTGCTCTATGCCGCACTCACCGCCGCCGGTGGCTTCGGCACGCTCGGTCAGTCGTTGCTCTTCATGGGTGCCTTCGCCGTCGGCACCACGCCGGTCCTGGCGTTCATCGCCATGGCGGGCGGGTCGCTCACGGCACGAATGCCGCACGTGGTGCGGCGCGCCACGCCAGCCGCCCTGGCCATCGTCGGCATGCTGCTGATCGCCCGGGGCGTGCGCCCGCCGCACGAGACCCACGGCGCGGGTGCGACCGGGGCCGCAACCATCACGCACACGCACACGCATTGA
- a CDS encoding thioredoxin family protein, whose protein sequence is MSSIRMDARGLVVPCPSCGAANRLTFTTLGQSTRCGRCQTMLAPPTEPVEVPSAAYFDALVASSRLPVLVDFWAAWCGPCRMVSPQVALVAQRNAGRLLVTKVDTEAVPDLSARLGIRSIPTLAVYDGGTQVARTAGAMSADQIEAFVRGAAGPHAST, encoded by the coding sequence ATGTCGAGCATCCGCATGGATGCCCGTGGGCTCGTCGTGCCCTGTCCGTCATGCGGGGCAGCCAATCGACTGACGTTCACCACGCTGGGACAGTCCACACGGTGCGGTCGCTGCCAGACGATGCTGGCGCCGCCGACCGAGCCGGTGGAGGTGCCGTCGGCCGCGTATTTCGACGCGCTCGTCGCATCGTCACGGCTCCCGGTGCTCGTGGACTTCTGGGCAGCATGGTGCGGACCCTGCCGGATGGTGTCGCCGCAAGTGGCGCTGGTCGCGCAGCGCAACGCTGGCCGACTGCTCGTGACAAAGGTCGACACGGAAGCAGTGCCTGACCTGTCGGCCCGACTGGGCATTCGCTCGATCCCGACGCTCGCGGTGTACGACGGCGGGACGCAGGTGGCACGCACTGCTGGAGCGATGTCCGCCGATCAGATCGAGGCGTTCGTGCGAGGTGCTGCCGGGCCTCACGCGTCGACCTGA
- the ccoG gene encoding cytochrome c oxidase accessory protein CcoG encodes MRTDTAVPHGFDAEHDSFRGELASVHKDGRRKWVYARQPSGRFYAARTLVSYVLMALLFLGPFVRLHGQPILLLNVLERKFIVFGLVFWPQDFYLLVLCVLTGFVTVALLTSAVGRVWCGWMCPQTIFLEMLFRKLEWLIEGSAQQQVRRDKAPLTADTAWRKALKHAVFFGLSFLIANVFLAYIISADALWTIVTAPPREHLPGLFAISVFSLVFYAVFARFREQACTLACPYGRVMGALVDEHTITITYDRSRGEPRGKLGRGVQDMPRGDCIDCGQCVTVCPTGIDIRNGIQLECVACTACADACDDVMRRVSRPQGLIRYTSEEAVRTGMPNGLSWRVKAYAVVWLVLFVAAATLIARRPDLDVLILRQPGTLQTTLDNGDVSNFYNLQILNRSNRPYTLTYRVVDPVGGSITALGPIGDVPPYGLVQSRFLLRLPARGISGTSTPVHVEVSDGGELVATVETSFLGIANEQEQGR; translated from the coding sequence ATGCGCACCGATACCGCTGTGCCGCACGGGTTCGATGCGGAGCACGACAGCTTCCGCGGCGAACTGGCCAGCGTCCACAAGGATGGCCGGCGCAAGTGGGTCTATGCGCGCCAGCCGTCCGGACGGTTCTACGCGGCGAGGACGCTCGTCAGCTACGTCTTGATGGCGCTCCTGTTCCTGGGACCCTTCGTCAGGCTGCACGGCCAGCCGATCTTGCTGCTGAACGTCCTCGAGCGGAAGTTCATCGTCTTCGGACTCGTCTTCTGGCCGCAGGACTTCTACCTGCTCGTGTTGTGCGTGCTCACGGGATTTGTCACCGTCGCCCTGCTCACATCCGCCGTAGGGCGAGTGTGGTGTGGCTGGATGTGTCCGCAGACGATCTTCCTGGAGATGCTCTTCAGGAAGCTCGAATGGCTGATCGAGGGCTCGGCGCAGCAACAGGTGCGACGCGACAAGGCACCGCTCACCGCGGACACGGCGTGGCGCAAGGCGCTGAAGCACGCTGTCTTCTTCGGGTTGTCGTTCCTGATCGCGAACGTCTTTCTCGCCTACATCATCAGCGCCGACGCGCTATGGACCATCGTCACGGCGCCACCGCGTGAGCACCTGCCGGGGTTGTTCGCCATCTCGGTGTTCAGCCTCGTCTTCTACGCAGTCTTCGCGCGCTTTCGCGAACAGGCGTGCACGCTGGCGTGCCCATACGGCCGTGTCATGGGTGCGCTGGTGGACGAACACACCATCACCATCACGTACGACCGCAGCCGCGGCGAACCTCGCGGCAAGCTCGGTCGCGGGGTGCAGGACATGCCGCGCGGCGACTGCATCGATTGTGGGCAGTGCGTCACGGTGTGCCCGACCGGCATCGACATCCGCAACGGCATCCAGCTCGAATGCGTGGCGTGCACGGCGTGCGCCGATGCCTGCGACGACGTGATGCGGCGGGTCAGCCGGCCGCAAGGCCTGATCCGCTACACGTCCGAGGAGGCGGTGCGTACGGGGATGCCCAACGGATTGAGCTGGCGCGTCAAGGCCTACGCGGTCGTGTGGCTGGTCCTGTTCGTGGCGGCAGCGACGTTGATTGCCAGGCGTCCCGACCTGGATGTGCTGATCCTGCGGCAGCCCGGCACGCTGCAGACGACGCTCGACAACGGTGACGTCTCGAACTTCTACAACCTGCAGATCCTCAACCGGTCCAATCGCCCCTACACGCTGACCTACCGGGTGGTGGACCCCGTCGGCGGCAGCATCACCGCGCTGGGGCCAATCGGTGACGTACCGCCGTATGGGCTCGTACAAAGCCGATTCCTGCTGCGGCTGCCGGCGAGGGGAATATCGGGCACCAGCACTCCCGTCCATGTCGAGGTGAGCGATGGCGGTGAGTTGGTCGCGACCGTCGAGACCTCGTTTCTCGGGATCGCCAATGAACAGGAGCAGGGCAGATGA
- the ccoN gene encoding cytochrome-c oxidase, cbb3-type subunit I, producing the protein MHDVIQSPAIGRHADRDAGAVETFAYDNAIVRNFIVATVVWGVIGFLVGLIVAIKLVRPEFLNFLPQFSYGRLRPLHTNAVIFAFAGNAIFVGVYYSLQRLCKARMFNDALSAIHFWGWQLIIVSAALTLPFGITSSKEYAELEWPIDIAITLVWVVFGLNMLGTVYKRRERHMYVAVWFYLSTFITVALLHVVNSLELPVSFLKSYSMYAGVQDALVQWWYGHNAVAFFLTTPFLGIMYYFIPKAANRPVFSYRLSIVHFWALIFIYIWAGPHHLLYTALPDWAQTLGTVFSFMLIAPSWGGMVNGLLTLRGAWDRVREDPVLKFMVVGVTAYGMTTFEGPMMSLKNVNAITHYTDYVIAHVHVGALGWNGGLTFAMLYYIVPRIYGTKLYSIRLANTHFWLLTLGVLFYSIPLYIAGITQALMWKEFTADGVLRYGNFLETVVRILPMYWLRIGGGTIFLLGALIAIYNLYKTAASGVFEPGEAAQAPPLRPLPPREGSAWHRALEGRPTQFAVLTFLAVLIGGAVEYVPTALIRANVPTIATVQPYTPLEIEGRDLYIREGCLGCHSQMIRPMRAETERYGDYSKPGEFVYDHPFLWGSKRTGPDLHRVGGKYPDSWHFLHMKDPRATSPGSIMPGYPWMYTDKLDDTHIEGKIITLRRLGVPYPAGYEHQARTDMQAQATQVAERLKTAGMNTPADREVVALIAYLQRLGTDAKVKPGAMQAALQPAHQGDR; encoded by the coding sequence ATGCATGATGTGATTCAATCACCCGCCATCGGGCGCCACGCCGACCGCGACGCCGGCGCCGTCGAGACCTTCGCGTACGACAACGCGATCGTCCGCAACTTCATCGTCGCGACCGTGGTCTGGGGCGTCATCGGCTTCCTCGTCGGCTTGATCGTGGCCATCAAGCTGGTGCGCCCGGAATTTCTCAATTTCCTGCCGCAGTTCTCGTACGGGCGGCTCAGGCCGCTGCACACCAACGCGGTAATCTTCGCCTTTGCGGGCAACGCCATCTTCGTCGGCGTGTACTACTCGCTGCAGCGGCTGTGCAAGGCGCGGATGTTCAACGACGCGCTGAGCGCGATCCACTTCTGGGGCTGGCAACTGATCATCGTCTCGGCGGCGCTGACGTTGCCATTCGGGATCACGTCGAGCAAGGAATACGCAGAGCTCGAGTGGCCGATCGACATCGCCATCACGCTGGTCTGGGTGGTGTTCGGCCTGAACATGCTCGGCACCGTCTACAAGCGCCGCGAGCGACACATGTACGTGGCGGTCTGGTTCTACCTCTCCACGTTCATCACCGTCGCGTTGCTGCACGTGGTCAACTCGCTCGAGCTGCCGGTCAGTTTCCTCAAGAGCTACTCGATGTACGCGGGCGTGCAGGACGCGCTCGTGCAGTGGTGGTACGGCCACAATGCCGTGGCGTTCTTCCTGACCACGCCATTCCTCGGGATCATGTACTACTTCATCCCGAAGGCCGCCAACCGGCCGGTGTTCTCGTACCGGCTGTCGATCGTCCACTTCTGGGCGCTGATCTTCATCTACATCTGGGCCGGGCCGCATCACCTGCTGTACACGGCGTTGCCCGACTGGGCACAGACGCTCGGCACGGTGTTCTCCTTCATGCTCATCGCCCCGTCCTGGGGCGGCATGGTCAACGGGCTGCTGACGCTGCGCGGCGCGTGGGACCGGGTGCGCGAAGACCCGGTGCTCAAGTTCATGGTGGTGGGGGTGACCGCCTACGGCATGACGACGTTCGAGGGGCCGATGATGTCACTCAAGAACGTCAACGCGATCACGCACTACACCGATTACGTCATTGCGCACGTCCACGTCGGCGCGCTCGGCTGGAACGGCGGCCTCACGTTCGCGATGCTGTACTACATCGTGCCGCGCATCTACGGCACGAAGCTGTACTCGATCCGGCTCGCCAACACGCACTTCTGGCTGTTGACGCTCGGGGTGCTGTTCTATTCGATTCCGCTCTACATCGCCGGCATCACCCAGGCACTGATGTGGAAGGAGTTCACCGCCGACGGCGTACTGCGCTACGGCAACTTCCTCGAGACCGTCGTGCGCATCCTGCCGATGTACTGGCTCCGCATCGGCGGCGGTACCATCTTCCTTCTCGGCGCCCTGATTGCCATCTACAACCTGTACAAGACCGCGGCGTCAGGTGTGTTCGAACCGGGTGAGGCCGCACAGGCGCCGCCATTGCGCCCGCTGCCGCCGCGCGAGGGATCGGCATGGCACCGGGCGCTCGAGGGCCGGCCGACGCAGTTCGCGGTGTTGACGTTCCTCGCCGTGCTGATTGGCGGCGCGGTGGAGTATGTCCCGACGGCGCTGATTCGCGCCAACGTGCCGACGATTGCGACCGTGCAGCCCTACACGCCGCTGGAGATCGAGGGACGTGACCTGTACATCCGCGAGGGCTGCCTCGGCTGCCATTCACAGATGATCCGGCCGATGCGCGCCGAGACGGAACGGTACGGCGACTACAGCAAGCCCGGCGAGTTCGTCTACGACCACCCGTTCCTGTGGGGCTCCAAGCGCACCGGGCCCGACCTGCACCGTGTTGGCGGCAAGTATCCGGACTCGTGGCACTTCCTGCACATGAAGGACCCTCGTGCCACGTCGCCCGGCTCGATCATGCCGGGCTATCCGTGGATGTACACGGACAAGCTCGACGACACGCACATCGAGGGCAAGATCATCACCCTGCGTCGCCTGGGCGTCCCCTATCCCGCCGGCTACGAGCACCAGGCGCGCACCGACATGCAGGCGCAGGCCACGCAGGTGGCCGAGCGGCTGAAGACCGCCGGCATGAACACGCCTGCCGATCGCGAGGTCGTCGCGCTCATCGCCTACCTGCAGCGGCTCGGTACCGACGCGAAGGTGAAACCAGGCGCGATGCAGGCGGCGCTTCAGCCCGCCCACCAGGGAGACCGCTGA
- a CDS encoding MFS transporter, producing MTPPLVTPRFLTMFGFSFLVFVSVFQLLPVAPYRMLALGGTPASAGWFLGLLTISCAVSAPFTGPLCDRVGHRRSLIIAGSLLSLITLSYASVHDNRVLLTIVVAHGVVWSALMAASSAYATATIPPARRAEGLGYWGMASILAIGIAPSLGFWVYRFGWGVLCVELSVLNVLMTTVGCLLPDERAAALAAGSAIDTEARTFGIEWRVILLAVSLSLISYGYGGLTSFSALFADAIGVMPRSTFLSSMACSVIAARLLVGRRLDSWGAGTVLMVSLVIPACALSLLASAAGRPGFVVAGVAFGAGFGLVWPSFAALVMGSIPMARRGAAFGAILAAFDTGIGVGSATTGWMVRAHGFRVAYAVAAVLAALALPYFLLARRRLHLGEAVH from the coding sequence ATGACTCCACCGCTCGTGACGCCGAGGTTCCTGACCATGTTCGGCTTCAGCTTCCTCGTCTTCGTCTCCGTCTTCCAACTCCTGCCGGTCGCGCCGTACCGGATGCTCGCGCTCGGTGGGACGCCCGCGTCGGCCGGGTGGTTCCTCGGGCTGTTGACGATCTCGTGTGCCGTGTCGGCGCCGTTCACGGGCCCGTTGTGCGATCGCGTCGGTCATCGGCGGTCACTGATCATCGCGGGCAGCCTGCTCTCGCTGATCACGCTCAGTTATGCGTCGGTGCACGACAATCGCGTCCTGCTCACCATCGTCGTGGCGCACGGCGTCGTGTGGTCAGCGCTGATGGCGGCGTCGAGTGCGTATGCAACTGCCACCATTCCTCCTGCACGTCGCGCAGAGGGCCTGGGCTACTGGGGGATGGCGTCGATCCTGGCGATCGGCATCGCGCCCTCGCTCGGATTCTGGGTCTACCGATTCGGTTGGGGCGTGCTCTGCGTCGAGCTCTCGGTACTGAACGTGCTCATGACGACGGTCGGGTGCCTGCTCCCGGACGAGCGCGCCGCCGCGCTGGCGGCGGGTTCGGCGATCGACACCGAGGCGCGTACTTTCGGCATCGAGTGGCGCGTCATCCTGCTTGCGGTGAGCCTGTCGCTGATCTCGTATGGGTACGGTGGGCTGACGTCGTTCTCGGCGCTGTTTGCCGACGCGATTGGCGTGATGCCACGCAGCACCTTCCTGTCGTCGATGGCATGTTCCGTGATCGCTGCGCGACTGCTCGTCGGACGCCGGCTCGACTCCTGGGGTGCGGGCACGGTGCTGATGGTCAGCCTGGTGATCCCCGCGTGCGCGCTCTCGTTGCTCGCGAGCGCAGCCGGCCGCCCCGGCTTCGTGGTGGCGGGGGTGGCATTCGGTGCCGGATTCGGCCTGGTGTGGCCGTCGTTTGCGGCCCTCGTGATGGGATCCATCCCGATGGCCCGTCGTGGCGCGGCGTTCGGCGCGATTCTCGCTGCCTTCGACACGGGGATCGGGGTCGGTTCGGCGACCACCGGCTGGATGGTCCGTGCGCACGGCTTCCGTGTCGCCTACGCGGTGGCGGCAGTCCTTGCCGCGCTTGCACTGCCGTACTTCCTGCTCGCCCGCCGACGCCTCCACCTCGGGGAAGCAGTCCACTAA
- the ccoS gene encoding cbb3-type cytochrome oxidase assembly protein CcoS → MTVIFLLIAVGAVVAGGFLAAFAWAVRSGQFDDTTTPAVRVLLDDTARPAPQPKP, encoded by the coding sequence ATGACCGTGATCTTCTTGCTCATCGCCGTCGGCGCGGTGGTCGCCGGCGGCTTCCTGGCCGCGTTCGCGTGGGCGGTTCGGTCCGGCCAGTTCGACGACACCACCACGCCGGCCGTCAGGGTCCTCCTCGACGACACTGCCCGGCCCGCCCCTCAACCGAAGCCATGA
- a CDS encoding cbb3-type cytochrome c oxidase subunit 3 yields MYKEVLRTIVGIEIFPVLSLVIFLTVFMVMLVWVLRMDRDRLAACASLPLGDDSVVSPEGRTGPDTRGGAQL; encoded by the coding sequence ATGTACAAGGAAGTCCTGCGCACGATCGTCGGGATCGAGATCTTCCCGGTCCTGTCCCTCGTCATCTTTCTGACCGTCTTCATGGTCATGCTGGTGTGGGTGCTCCGCATGGACCGCGATCGGCTCGCGGCCTGTGCCAGCCTGCCGCTCGGCGACGACTCCGTGGTCTCGCCCGAGGGACGCACGGGCCCCGACACCAGGGGAGGAGCCCAGCTGTGA
- a CDS encoding FixH family protein, with protein sequence MKLRMHWGVAVAVFYTIFALSTVGFVAFAMTRDVELVSVDYYAQALAHDRHMQAVANGDALGTAAGATLAEGQVRLRLPATMVSGLRGTATLYRASDAHADRTLALSPAADGTIVIPTAGLASGRWQLRIQWSAGGRDYYLERDLRLP encoded by the coding sequence ATGAAGCTGCGGATGCACTGGGGCGTGGCGGTGGCCGTCTTCTACACGATCTTCGCCCTCAGCACCGTCGGGTTCGTGGCGTTTGCCATGACCCGCGACGTCGAACTCGTGAGCGTCGACTACTACGCGCAAGCGCTCGCCCACGACCGGCACATGCAGGCGGTCGCCAACGGCGACGCGCTCGGCACGGCCGCGGGCGCGACCCTGGCTGAGGGCCAGGTGCGACTCCGCCTCCCCGCGACGATGGTCTCGGGGCTACGAGGGACGGCAACGCTCTATCGGGCCTCGGACGCGCACGCCGACCGCACCCTGGCGCTCTCACCTGCCGCCGACGGCACCATCGTGATTCCCACGGCGGGACTTGCGTCAGGCAGATGGCAACTGCGGATCCAGTGGTCCGCGGGCGGGCGCGACTACTACCTCGAACGGGACCTCCGGCTCCCATGA